In Anopheles gambiae chromosome 2, idAnoGambNW_F1_1, whole genome shotgun sequence, a single window of DNA contains:
- the LOC1281968 gene encoding glycogen debranching enzyme isoform X1 has product MSLPRRLSSAFTPLSAIEEVIESSAMADGVISIKLAIHDSNQGDGALYRLKKNSLVHVHPGASLLGRRVALYCNYPADDKEFCRKTYRRLEWCSAAGSPLETSASGSEYTSIKDVDYYCNVHFTKSGAYHFYALYEECPEAGAQAGLYVQIEPQLSVGSGEAATTLPLDAIRCQTVISKLLGPLDTWEAKLRVGKESGYNMIHFTPVQELGGSRSAYSLRNQLKVNPDFQSKGGKEVSYDDLAVLMRKMREEWNVASICDIVLNHTANESIWIREYPECSYNCFTCPHLRPAFLLDAMLARVGEDVKDGMLAHVGVPEVVETEDHLQAIRWQIHSNYLPQVKLYELYQCDVDKYVSRFNDECSKRSPSRAQDIPEGDIKLRMDPEHRRLGAEIDFERAMSIYNVFRQDCFDEDSRKRKCTEVFRARLQFLNEEVRREIQEHLDYAIDNCLAGTRYERVQGDGPQVKGISVKYPLFMKYFTHYGTQGKSLKDIESMMYGGAGKLFMAHNGWVMNGDPLKDFARAQPGTGNVYLRRELIAWGDSVKLRYGDKPEDSPYLWKHMQEYVDTTARIFDGVRLDNCHSTPLHVAEYLLDSARKVNPELYVAAELFTNSDHTDNIFVNRLGITSLIREALSAWDSHEQGRLVYRYGGAPVGAFFPCPKRILAPGIAHALFMDLTHDNPSPVEKRSIFDLIPSAGLVSMACCATGSNRGYDEFVPHHVHVVDEERQYQEWGKHVDKNTGLIAVKEAFNVLHGGLASRGFDQLFVDQMHPDIVAVTRHSLSNHETVILVAHTAFSYPNPWAGPTGVRPLEFEGEFKEIILEVQIYKKTGQTFDRPTDFAKNVDYINGVNEYVVDLKRNLKLEESDIFAKEAVVKGNVTQLHFSNLKPGSVVAVRVALKESVRVHFDTLQSLVREFHQDRGSRYAELQHILSKLDLVDFNKLLYCCAEEERDNGGGPYNVEGYGDLVYCGLQGVMSILSDIGPNNDLGHPLANNLRNGNWLIDYCSQRLMKYEKLVPMAKWLENNLKSLKEIPRYMIPSYFDVIITNVHRLAMAAACNLMSDFVRHGSNFARRLALGSVQCVADCPSASLPKLSPNVSDPKPPSHCATMAAGLPHFATGYMRCWGRDTFISIRGLTLLTGRFDETRYMILGFGGCLRHGLIPNLLDGGQNARFNCRDAVWWWLYTIKQYVEEAPNGKSILKDKVSRLYPTDDSEAKAPGECDQMLYEVIQEALTVHFQGLSYRERNAGTRIDAHMKEKGFNNRIGINPDTGFVFGGNNANCGTWMDKMGSSDKAGNRGIPSTPRDGSAVELVGLQMASLRFMQAMAEQKVIPVSSVERTSYNGTKTVWTYKEWANKIAANFEKEFYVDESCESNYANKRGIYKDTVGSEIAWTDYQLRCNFPIALLAAPELADPKHAWRALENAKKYLLGPLGMKTLDYEDWGYRGNYDNSIDSDDKTVAHGANYHNGPEWVWPIGFYLRARLIFAKANGVLKETVAETWKILQTHLNELQRCHWRGLAELTNENGAYCKDSCRTQAWSMGCVLEVLYDLEKYEKEL; this is encoded by the exons ATGTCCCTGCCGAGAAGACTGTCCAGTGCTTTCACACCGCTG AGTGCCATCGAAGAAGTCATCGAGTCAAGCGCCATGGCTGATGGGGTCATTTCAATAAAGCTAGCCATACATGACAGCAACCAAGGGGATGGAGCTCTCTATCGACTGAAGAAAAACTCGCTGGTGCATGTGCATCCGGGTGCATCGCTTCTGGGACGCCGGGTTGCGCTTTACTGCAACTACCCAGCGGATG ATAAGGAGTTTTGCCGAAAGACCTACAGACGACTGGAATGGTGTTCGGCAGCGGGATCACCGTTGGAAACGAGCGCGAGCGGATCCGAATACACCTCCATCAAGGACGTAGATTATTATTGCAATGTTCACTTTACCAAATCGGGAGCGTATCACTTTTATGCCTTGTACGAAGAGTGCCCCGAGGCGGGGGCACAGGCTGGCCTGTACGTACAAATTGAGCCGCAGCTGTCGGTTGGATCGGGAGAGGCCGCCACAACGCTGCCCCTCGATGCCATCCGCTGTCAGACGGTGATTTCAAAGCTGCTCGGACCGTTGGACACGTGGGAAGCAAAGTTGCGCGTGGGCAAGGAGTCGGGCTACAACATGATTCACTTTACGCCCGTGCAAGAGTTGGGCGGATCGCGCTCCGCCTACTCGCTGCGCAACCAGCTCAAGGTGAATCCGGACTTCCAGAGCAAGGGCGGCAAGGAGGTGAGCTATGACGATTTGGCCGTTTTAATGCGCAAAATGCGCGAAGAGTGGAACGTTGCATCGATCTGTGACATTGTGCTGAACCACACGGCCAACGAGTCGATCTGGATTCGGGAATATCCGGAGTGCAGCTACAATTGCTTCACCTGTCCGCATCTGCGGCCGGCCTTCCTGCTCGACGCAATGCTGGCCCGTGTCGGAGAGGACGTGAAGGACGGCATGTTGGCGCACGTTGGCGTGCCGGAGGTGGTCGAAACGGAGGATCATCTGCAGGCCATCCGTTGGCAGATCCATTCGAACTACTTGCCGCAGGTGAAGCTGTACGAGCTGTACCAGTGCGATGTGGACAAGTACGTGTCGCGGTTCAACGACGAGTGCAGCAAACGCAGCCCCAGCCGTGCGCAGGATATTCCCGAGGGCGATATAAAGCTGCGGATGGACCCGGAGCATCGCCGACTGGGTGCAGAGATCGACTTCGAACGTGCTATGAGCATCTACAACGTATTCCGGCAGGACTGTTTCGATGAGGACAGTCGTAAGCGCAAGTGCACCGAGGTGTTCCGCGCTCGGTTGCAGTTCCTGAACGAAGAGGTGCGCCGGGAAATACAGGAACATCTGGACTACGCCATCGACAACTGTCTGGCCGGCACGCGCTATGAACGTGTGCAGGGCGATGGGCCCCAGGTGAAGGGCATATCGGTGAAGTACCCGCTGTTCATGAAGTACTTTACGCACTACGGAACGCAGGGCAAATCGCTCAAGGACATCGAGAGCATGATGTACGGCGGCGCTGGGAAGCTGTTCATGGCCCACAACGGATGGGTGATGAATGGGGATCCGCTGAAGGATTTTGCCCGTGCGCAACCGGGTACGGGAAATGTGTACCTGCGCCGCGAGCTGATTGCCTGGGGCGACAGTGTGAAGCTGCGGTACGGCGATAAACCGGAGGACAGTCCGTACCTGTGGAAGCACATGCAGGAGTACGTCGATACGACGGCCCGTATCTTTGACGGCGTGCGGCTGGACAACTGCCACTCGACGCCGCTGCATGTCGCCGAGTACTTGCTGGATTCGGCGCGCAAAGTCAACCCGGAGCTGTACGTAGCCGCCGAGCTGTTTACCAACTCCGACCACACGGACAACATATTTGTCAATCGGCTCGGCATTACGTCACTGATTCGAG AGGCCCTCTCGGCCTGGGACTCGCACGAGCAAGGTCGGCTGGTGTATCGTTACGGCGGGGCACCGGTCGGCGCATTCTTCCCCTGTCCGAAGCGCATCCTGGCGCCGGGCATTGCGCACGCCCTGTTCATGGACCTTACGCACGACAATCCATCGCCGGTTGAGAAACGGTCGATCTTCGATCTGATCCCGTCGGCCGGCCTCGTGTCGATGGCATGCTGTGCGACGGGTAGCAATCGTGGCTACGATGAGTTCGTTCCGCATCAC GTTCATGTGGTGGACGAGGAGCGACAGTATCAAGAATGGGGCAAGCATGTGGACAAGAACACTGGACTGATTGCGGTAAAGGAAGCGTTTAACGTACTGCACGGTGGACTAGCGTCGCGTGGCTTCGACCAACTGTTTGTCGACCAGATGCACCCGGACATTGTGGCCGTAACGCGTCACTCGCTTTCGAATCACGAGACGGTGATCCTTGTCGCGCACACTGCCTTCAGCTATCCGAACCCGTGGGCCGGTCCGACCGGCGTGCGTCCGCTCGAGTTTGAGGGCGAGTTCAAGGAGATCATTCTGGAGGTGCAGATCTACAAGAAAACGGGTCAAACGTTCGATAGGCCCACGGATTTCGCCAAAAATGTAGACTACATCAATGGCGTCAACGAGTATGTGGTGGACTTGAAGCGCAATCTGAAGCTGGAAGAGTCGGACATTTTCGCCAAGGAAGCGGTCGTGAAAGGGAACGTTACGCAGCTTCACTTCTCGAATTTGAAGCCCGGCTCCGTGGTGGCGGTGCGAGTCGCGCTGAAGGAGAGTGTGCGGGTACATTTCGACACGCTGCAGTCGTTGGTGCGCGAGTTCCACCAGGATAGGGGCTCACGGTACGCCGAGCTGCAGCACATCCTGTCCAAGCTGGACTTGGTGGACTTTAACAAGCTGCTGTACTGCTGTGCCGAGGAGGAGCGTGATAATGGCGGTGGTCCGTACAACGTCGAAGGATACGGCGATCTGGTGTACTGTGGCTTGCAGGGTGTTATGTCGATTCTGTCCGATATTGGACCTAACAACGACCTGGGCCATCCGTTGGCGAACAATCTACGCAACGGAAATTGGTTAATCG ACTACTGCTCCCAGCGCTTGATGAAGTACGAGAAGCTGGTACCGATGGCCAAGTGGCTGGAAAACAATCTAAAATCACTGAAGGAAATTCCTCGCTACATGATACCGTCCTACTTTGACGTTATCATCACGAACGTGCACCGTTTGGCGATGGCGGCCGCGTGCAACTTGATGTCGGACTTTGTGCGCCATGGATCCAACTTTGCGCGCCGGCTTGCGCTGGGATCGGTGCAATGTGTGGCTGACTGTCCATCGGCAAGCCTGCCCAAGCTAAGCCCGAACGTGAGCGATCCGAAACCACCGAGCCACTGTGCTACGATGGCTGCCGGGTTGCCTCACTTCGCGACGGGCTATATGCGTTGTTGGGGCCGAGACactttcatttcaatccgTGGCCTGACGCTGCTTACCGGACGCTTCGATGAGACGCGCTACATGATACTCGGGTTTGGTGGATGCTTGCGGCATGGATTGATCCCGAACCTGCTGGACGGAGGTCAGAACGCACGGTTCAACTGTCGCGATGCCGTCTGGTGGTGGCTGTACACGATCAAGCAGTACGTCGAGGAGGCGCCCAATGGCAAGAGCATCCTGAAGGACAAGGTGTCCCGTCTCTACCCAACGGATGACTCCGAAGCGAAGGCACCAGGGGAATGC GATCAAATGCTGTACGAAGTGATTCAGGAAGCGCTGACAGTCCACTTCCAAGGGTTGTCCTATCGCGAACGCAACGCCGGTACTCGCATCGATGCCCACATGAAGGAAAAGGGCTTCAACAACCGCATTGGAATCAACCCGGACACGGGCTTCGTGTTCGGTGGCAACAATGCCAACTGTGGCACGTGGATGGACAAGATGGGCTCCTCCGACAAGGCCGGCAATCGGGGCATTCCGTCGACCCCGCGTGACGGTTCGGCGGTCGAGCTGGTCGGACTGCAGATGGCCAGCCTGCGGTTCATGCAGGCGATGGCCGAGCAGAAGGTCATCCCGGTGTCGTCGGTCGAGCGCACCTCGTACAATGGAACCAAAACAGTGTGGACGTACAAGGAGTGGGCCAACAAGATTGCGGCCAACTTCGAGAAGGAGTTCTACGTGGACGAGTCCTGCGAAAGCAACTACGCCAACAAGCGTGGCATCTACAAGGATACGGTCGGGTCGGAGATCGCGTGGACCGATTACCAGTTGCGTTGCAACTTCCCGATCGCTCTGCTGGCGGCACCGGAGCTGGCCGACCCGAAGCATGcctggcgtgcactggagaacgCCAAGAAGTATCTGCTCGGCCCGCTCGGCATGAAAACGCTCGACTACGAGGACTGGGGCTACCGTGGCAACTACGACAACTCGATCGACAGCGACGACAAGACGGTCGCGCACGGTGCGAACTATCACAACGGGCCGGAGTGGGTGTGGCCGATCGGGTTCTACCTGCGGGCGCGTCTAATCTTCGCCAAGGCCAACGGCGTACTGAAGGAGACGGTTGCCGAAACGTGGAAGATTCTGCAAACGCATCTGAACGAGCTGCAGCGCTGCCACTGGCGCGGGCTGGCCGAGCTGACGAACGAGAACGGTGCGTACTGCAAGGACTCGTGCCGGACGCAGGCCTGGAGCATGGGTTGCGTGCTGGAAGTGCTGTACGATTTGGAAAAGTACGAAAAGGAGCTTTAA
- the LOC1281968 gene encoding glycogen debranching enzyme isoform X2 codes for MADGVISIKLAIHDSNQGDGALYRLKKNSLVHVHPGASLLGRRVALYCNYPADDKEFCRKTYRRLEWCSAAGSPLETSASGSEYTSIKDVDYYCNVHFTKSGAYHFYALYEECPEAGAQAGLYVQIEPQLSVGSGEAATTLPLDAIRCQTVISKLLGPLDTWEAKLRVGKESGYNMIHFTPVQELGGSRSAYSLRNQLKVNPDFQSKGGKEVSYDDLAVLMRKMREEWNVASICDIVLNHTANESIWIREYPECSYNCFTCPHLRPAFLLDAMLARVGEDVKDGMLAHVGVPEVVETEDHLQAIRWQIHSNYLPQVKLYELYQCDVDKYVSRFNDECSKRSPSRAQDIPEGDIKLRMDPEHRRLGAEIDFERAMSIYNVFRQDCFDEDSRKRKCTEVFRARLQFLNEEVRREIQEHLDYAIDNCLAGTRYERVQGDGPQVKGISVKYPLFMKYFTHYGTQGKSLKDIESMMYGGAGKLFMAHNGWVMNGDPLKDFARAQPGTGNVYLRRELIAWGDSVKLRYGDKPEDSPYLWKHMQEYVDTTARIFDGVRLDNCHSTPLHVAEYLLDSARKVNPELYVAAELFTNSDHTDNIFVNRLGITSLIREALSAWDSHEQGRLVYRYGGAPVGAFFPCPKRILAPGIAHALFMDLTHDNPSPVEKRSIFDLIPSAGLVSMACCATGSNRGYDEFVPHHVHVVDEERQYQEWGKHVDKNTGLIAVKEAFNVLHGGLASRGFDQLFVDQMHPDIVAVTRHSLSNHETVILVAHTAFSYPNPWAGPTGVRPLEFEGEFKEIILEVQIYKKTGQTFDRPTDFAKNVDYINGVNEYVVDLKRNLKLEESDIFAKEAVVKGNVTQLHFSNLKPGSVVAVRVALKESVRVHFDTLQSLVREFHQDRGSRYAELQHILSKLDLVDFNKLLYCCAEEERDNGGGPYNVEGYGDLVYCGLQGVMSILSDIGPNNDLGHPLANNLRNGNWLIDYCSQRLMKYEKLVPMAKWLENNLKSLKEIPRYMIPSYFDVIITNVHRLAMAAACNLMSDFVRHGSNFARRLALGSVQCVADCPSASLPKLSPNVSDPKPPSHCATMAAGLPHFATGYMRCWGRDTFISIRGLTLLTGRFDETRYMILGFGGCLRHGLIPNLLDGGQNARFNCRDAVWWWLYTIKQYVEEAPNGKSILKDKVSRLYPTDDSEAKAPGECDQMLYEVIQEALTVHFQGLSYRERNAGTRIDAHMKEKGFNNRIGINPDTGFVFGGNNANCGTWMDKMGSSDKAGNRGIPSTPRDGSAVELVGLQMASLRFMQAMAEQKVIPVSSVERTSYNGTKTVWTYKEWANKIAANFEKEFYVDESCESNYANKRGIYKDTVGSEIAWTDYQLRCNFPIALLAAPELADPKHAWRALENAKKYLLGPLGMKTLDYEDWGYRGNYDNSIDSDDKTVAHGANYHNGPEWVWPIGFYLRARLIFAKANGVLKETVAETWKILQTHLNELQRCHWRGLAELTNENGAYCKDSCRTQAWSMGCVLEVLYDLEKYEKEL; via the exons ATGGCTGATGGGGTCATTTCAATAAAGCTAGCCATACATGACAGCAACCAAGGGGATGGAGCTCTCTATCGACTGAAGAAAAACTCGCTGGTGCATGTGCATCCGGGTGCATCGCTTCTGGGACGCCGGGTTGCGCTTTACTGCAACTACCCAGCGGATG ATAAGGAGTTTTGCCGAAAGACCTACAGACGACTGGAATGGTGTTCGGCAGCGGGATCACCGTTGGAAACGAGCGCGAGCGGATCCGAATACACCTCCATCAAGGACGTAGATTATTATTGCAATGTTCACTTTACCAAATCGGGAGCGTATCACTTTTATGCCTTGTACGAAGAGTGCCCCGAGGCGGGGGCACAGGCTGGCCTGTACGTACAAATTGAGCCGCAGCTGTCGGTTGGATCGGGAGAGGCCGCCACAACGCTGCCCCTCGATGCCATCCGCTGTCAGACGGTGATTTCAAAGCTGCTCGGACCGTTGGACACGTGGGAAGCAAAGTTGCGCGTGGGCAAGGAGTCGGGCTACAACATGATTCACTTTACGCCCGTGCAAGAGTTGGGCGGATCGCGCTCCGCCTACTCGCTGCGCAACCAGCTCAAGGTGAATCCGGACTTCCAGAGCAAGGGCGGCAAGGAGGTGAGCTATGACGATTTGGCCGTTTTAATGCGCAAAATGCGCGAAGAGTGGAACGTTGCATCGATCTGTGACATTGTGCTGAACCACACGGCCAACGAGTCGATCTGGATTCGGGAATATCCGGAGTGCAGCTACAATTGCTTCACCTGTCCGCATCTGCGGCCGGCCTTCCTGCTCGACGCAATGCTGGCCCGTGTCGGAGAGGACGTGAAGGACGGCATGTTGGCGCACGTTGGCGTGCCGGAGGTGGTCGAAACGGAGGATCATCTGCAGGCCATCCGTTGGCAGATCCATTCGAACTACTTGCCGCAGGTGAAGCTGTACGAGCTGTACCAGTGCGATGTGGACAAGTACGTGTCGCGGTTCAACGACGAGTGCAGCAAACGCAGCCCCAGCCGTGCGCAGGATATTCCCGAGGGCGATATAAAGCTGCGGATGGACCCGGAGCATCGCCGACTGGGTGCAGAGATCGACTTCGAACGTGCTATGAGCATCTACAACGTATTCCGGCAGGACTGTTTCGATGAGGACAGTCGTAAGCGCAAGTGCACCGAGGTGTTCCGCGCTCGGTTGCAGTTCCTGAACGAAGAGGTGCGCCGGGAAATACAGGAACATCTGGACTACGCCATCGACAACTGTCTGGCCGGCACGCGCTATGAACGTGTGCAGGGCGATGGGCCCCAGGTGAAGGGCATATCGGTGAAGTACCCGCTGTTCATGAAGTACTTTACGCACTACGGAACGCAGGGCAAATCGCTCAAGGACATCGAGAGCATGATGTACGGCGGCGCTGGGAAGCTGTTCATGGCCCACAACGGATGGGTGATGAATGGGGATCCGCTGAAGGATTTTGCCCGTGCGCAACCGGGTACGGGAAATGTGTACCTGCGCCGCGAGCTGATTGCCTGGGGCGACAGTGTGAAGCTGCGGTACGGCGATAAACCGGAGGACAGTCCGTACCTGTGGAAGCACATGCAGGAGTACGTCGATACGACGGCCCGTATCTTTGACGGCGTGCGGCTGGACAACTGCCACTCGACGCCGCTGCATGTCGCCGAGTACTTGCTGGATTCGGCGCGCAAAGTCAACCCGGAGCTGTACGTAGCCGCCGAGCTGTTTACCAACTCCGACCACACGGACAACATATTTGTCAATCGGCTCGGCATTACGTCACTGATTCGAG AGGCCCTCTCGGCCTGGGACTCGCACGAGCAAGGTCGGCTGGTGTATCGTTACGGCGGGGCACCGGTCGGCGCATTCTTCCCCTGTCCGAAGCGCATCCTGGCGCCGGGCATTGCGCACGCCCTGTTCATGGACCTTACGCACGACAATCCATCGCCGGTTGAGAAACGGTCGATCTTCGATCTGATCCCGTCGGCCGGCCTCGTGTCGATGGCATGCTGTGCGACGGGTAGCAATCGTGGCTACGATGAGTTCGTTCCGCATCAC GTTCATGTGGTGGACGAGGAGCGACAGTATCAAGAATGGGGCAAGCATGTGGACAAGAACACTGGACTGATTGCGGTAAAGGAAGCGTTTAACGTACTGCACGGTGGACTAGCGTCGCGTGGCTTCGACCAACTGTTTGTCGACCAGATGCACCCGGACATTGTGGCCGTAACGCGTCACTCGCTTTCGAATCACGAGACGGTGATCCTTGTCGCGCACACTGCCTTCAGCTATCCGAACCCGTGGGCCGGTCCGACCGGCGTGCGTCCGCTCGAGTTTGAGGGCGAGTTCAAGGAGATCATTCTGGAGGTGCAGATCTACAAGAAAACGGGTCAAACGTTCGATAGGCCCACGGATTTCGCCAAAAATGTAGACTACATCAATGGCGTCAACGAGTATGTGGTGGACTTGAAGCGCAATCTGAAGCTGGAAGAGTCGGACATTTTCGCCAAGGAAGCGGTCGTGAAAGGGAACGTTACGCAGCTTCACTTCTCGAATTTGAAGCCCGGCTCCGTGGTGGCGGTGCGAGTCGCGCTGAAGGAGAGTGTGCGGGTACATTTCGACACGCTGCAGTCGTTGGTGCGCGAGTTCCACCAGGATAGGGGCTCACGGTACGCCGAGCTGCAGCACATCCTGTCCAAGCTGGACTTGGTGGACTTTAACAAGCTGCTGTACTGCTGTGCCGAGGAGGAGCGTGATAATGGCGGTGGTCCGTACAACGTCGAAGGATACGGCGATCTGGTGTACTGTGGCTTGCAGGGTGTTATGTCGATTCTGTCCGATATTGGACCTAACAACGACCTGGGCCATCCGTTGGCGAACAATCTACGCAACGGAAATTGGTTAATCG ACTACTGCTCCCAGCGCTTGATGAAGTACGAGAAGCTGGTACCGATGGCCAAGTGGCTGGAAAACAATCTAAAATCACTGAAGGAAATTCCTCGCTACATGATACCGTCCTACTTTGACGTTATCATCACGAACGTGCACCGTTTGGCGATGGCGGCCGCGTGCAACTTGATGTCGGACTTTGTGCGCCATGGATCCAACTTTGCGCGCCGGCTTGCGCTGGGATCGGTGCAATGTGTGGCTGACTGTCCATCGGCAAGCCTGCCCAAGCTAAGCCCGAACGTGAGCGATCCGAAACCACCGAGCCACTGTGCTACGATGGCTGCCGGGTTGCCTCACTTCGCGACGGGCTATATGCGTTGTTGGGGCCGAGACactttcatttcaatccgTGGCCTGACGCTGCTTACCGGACGCTTCGATGAGACGCGCTACATGATACTCGGGTTTGGTGGATGCTTGCGGCATGGATTGATCCCGAACCTGCTGGACGGAGGTCAGAACGCACGGTTCAACTGTCGCGATGCCGTCTGGTGGTGGCTGTACACGATCAAGCAGTACGTCGAGGAGGCGCCCAATGGCAAGAGCATCCTGAAGGACAAGGTGTCCCGTCTCTACCCAACGGATGACTCCGAAGCGAAGGCACCAGGGGAATGC GATCAAATGCTGTACGAAGTGATTCAGGAAGCGCTGACAGTCCACTTCCAAGGGTTGTCCTATCGCGAACGCAACGCCGGTACTCGCATCGATGCCCACATGAAGGAAAAGGGCTTCAACAACCGCATTGGAATCAACCCGGACACGGGCTTCGTGTTCGGTGGCAACAATGCCAACTGTGGCACGTGGATGGACAAGATGGGCTCCTCCGACAAGGCCGGCAATCGGGGCATTCCGTCGACCCCGCGTGACGGTTCGGCGGTCGAGCTGGTCGGACTGCAGATGGCCAGCCTGCGGTTCATGCAGGCGATGGCCGAGCAGAAGGTCATCCCGGTGTCGTCGGTCGAGCGCACCTCGTACAATGGAACCAAAACAGTGTGGACGTACAAGGAGTGGGCCAACAAGATTGCGGCCAACTTCGAGAAGGAGTTCTACGTGGACGAGTCCTGCGAAAGCAACTACGCCAACAAGCGTGGCATCTACAAGGATACGGTCGGGTCGGAGATCGCGTGGACCGATTACCAGTTGCGTTGCAACTTCCCGATCGCTCTGCTGGCGGCACCGGAGCTGGCCGACCCGAAGCATGcctggcgtgcactggagaacgCCAAGAAGTATCTGCTCGGCCCGCTCGGCATGAAAACGCTCGACTACGAGGACTGGGGCTACCGTGGCAACTACGACAACTCGATCGACAGCGACGACAAGACGGTCGCGCACGGTGCGAACTATCACAACGGGCCGGAGTGGGTGTGGCCGATCGGGTTCTACCTGCGGGCGCGTCTAATCTTCGCCAAGGCCAACGGCGTACTGAAGGAGACGGTTGCCGAAACGTGGAAGATTCTGCAAACGCATCTGAACGAGCTGCAGCGCTGCCACTGGCGCGGGCTGGCCGAGCTGACGAACGAGAACGGTGCGTACTGCAAGGACTCGTGCCGGACGCAGGCCTGGAGCATGGGTTGCGTGCTGGAAGTGCTGTACGATTTGGAAAAGTACGAAAAGGAGCTTTAA